One segment of Paramormyrops kingsleyae isolate MSU_618 chromosome 8, PKINGS_0.4, whole genome shotgun sequence DNA contains the following:
- the LOC111839837 gene encoding partitioning defective 6 homolog beta-like, which translates to MNKNRRVANNQVLNTVEVKSKFGAEFRRFSLERSALGHFHEFLVLLQHVHLIPNEDLLVKYADPQGLLLPINNDGNYHKAISSARPLLRLFIQRTEEANQYMFVTDATTWKQRALATVFSQGPKLQKHGVVISQPWDFRPVSSVVDVSVLPEWMRRVRLHRRGSDRPLGFYIRDGTTVRLTPQGPERVPGVFISRVVPGGLAESTGLLGVNDEVLEVNGVPVAGKSLHQVTDMMIANSHNLIVTVMPANQSYNVVRAPAAGSRRSLGTYQNFLLEEEEDEKSELEKEGEESEEEDLVVEAGWGSRPVPRYELHMGLKQSGPVGPSSSLGSLSISDSEQGELEESSLEEEGTVLTL; encoded by the exons ATGAACAAAAACCGCCGTGTGGCGAATAATCAAGTTCTGAACACCGTGGAAGTAAAAAGCAAG TTTGGAGCTGAGTTCCGGCGGTTCTCCCTGGAGCGCTCGGCGCTGGGCCACTTCCATGAGTTCCTCGTGCTCTTGCAGCATGTGCACCTCATCCCCAACGAGGACTTGCTGGTGAAGTACGCCGACCCCCAGGGGCTTCTGCTGCCTATTAACAATGACGGCAATTACCACAAAGCCATTTCCTCTGCCCGACCTCTGCTGCGTTTATTCATACAGAGGACAG AGGAAGCCAACCAGTACATGTTTGTCACGGACGCAACCACATGGAAGCAAAGGGCCCTGGCCACAGTGTTTTCACAGGGTCCAAAACTGCAgaagcacggtgtggtcattaGCCAGCCTTGGGACTTCCGGCCTGTGTCCTCAGTGGTGGATGTGAGCGTGTTGCCCGAGTGGATGCGGCGCGTCAGGCTGCATCGGCGTGGCTCCGACCGCCCACTGGGCTTCTACATCCGCGACGGCACCACCGTGCGACTCACCCCCCAGGGTCCCGAGAGGGTCCCAGGCGTGTTCATCTCGCGCGTGGTGCCGGGGGGCCTGGCCGAGAGCACCGGGCTGCTCGGCGTCAACGACGAGGTGCTGGAGGTCAACGGCGTTCCAGTGGCGGGCAAATCTCTCCACCAGGTGACCGACATGATGATCGCGAACAGCCACAACCTAATCGTGACGGTCATGCCCGCCAACCAGAGCTACAATGTGGTGCGGGCCCCTGCAGCCGGTTCCAGGAGGTCCCTTGGCACATATCAGAACTTCCTCcttgaggaggaggaagatgagaAGAGCGAGCtagagaaggagggagaggaaaGTGAAGAGGAAGACTTGGTGGTGGAGGCAGGCTGGGGGTCGAGACCTGTCCCTCGCTATGAGTTGCATATGGGCCTGAAGCAGAGTGGGCCAGTGGGCCCCAGCAGCAGCCTGGGCTCCCTAAGCATATCAGACAGTGAGCAAGGAGAGTTAGAGGAAAGCAGTCTGGAGGAGGAGGGCACAGTCCTGACACTATAG